In Clostridia bacterium, one DNA window encodes the following:
- a CDS encoding FmdE family protein produces MIEKVTGGTDADWEATVAFHGHSCPGLAIGYRVARAALRELGQSRAPDEELVAVVENDACGVDAVQFLTGCTLGKGNLIFRDHGKQVYTFYLRGSGRALRIAVRGQTWRRDPRHAELRSRVFSGTATPEEQEEFSRAQEETMRRILEAPEEEILERRWVNAQPPERARIFGSVTCAFCGETVSEHRARVRQGRFACIPCAGEYSRGW; encoded by the coding sequence GTGATCGAAAAGGTAACCGGCGGAACCGACGCCGACTGGGAGGCCACGGTGGCCTTTCACGGCCACTCCTGCCCGGGCCTGGCCATAGGCTACCGGGTGGCCAGGGCCGCCCTGCGGGAACTGGGCCAGTCCCGGGCCCCGGACGAAGAGCTGGTGGCGGTGGTGGAGAACGACGCCTGCGGGGTGGACGCCGTCCAGTTCCTCACCGGCTGCACCCTGGGCAAGGGCAACCTCATCTTCCGGGACCACGGCAAGCAGGTCTACACCTTCTACCTCCGGGGCAGCGGCCGGGCCCTGCGCATCGCCGTGCGCGGCCAGACCTGGCGCCGCGACCCCCGCCACGCCGAGTTGCGCAGCCGGGTGTTCTCCGGCACCGCCACGCCCGAAGAGCAGGAAGAATTCTCCCGGGCCCAAGAGGAAACCATGCGCCGGATCCTGGAAGCGCCGGAGGAGGAAATCCTGGAGCGGCGCTGGGTGAACGCCCAACCGCCCGAGCGGGCGCGCATCTTCGGCTCCGTCACCTGCGCCTTCTGCGGCGAGACGGTCTCCGAGCACCGGGCCCGGGTGCGCCAAGGCAGGTTCGCCTGCATCCCCTGCGCCGGCGAGTACTCCCGGGGCTGGTAA
- a CDS encoding ABC transporter permease: protein MPAAVLESVPPFVLGSFLLLLLGVKLRLFPISGAYSTFATLSGWEKVADVARHAVLPVLALAASGFFDAYLVVRNSVRLVKDEPYVLLARVKGLPERYVNYRYILRPALLPVVTLFSMRAAFALGGAVLVEVLFAYPGVGRLVYEAVLSHDYPLLQGTFFLFTLWVLAINFATDLLYLKLDPRIREV, encoded by the coding sequence GTGCCGGCGGCGGTGCTGGAGAGTGTGCCGCCTTTCGTGCTGGGCAGCTTCCTGCTCCTGCTGCTGGGGGTGAAGCTCAGGCTCTTCCCCATCAGCGGCGCCTACTCCACCTTCGCCACGCTGTCCGGCTGGGAAAAGGTAGCCGACGTGGCCCGGCACGCGGTGCTCCCGGTGCTGGCCCTGGCCGCCTCGGGCTTCTTCGACGCCTACCTGGTGGTGCGAAACTCGGTAAGGCTGGTAAAGGACGAGCCCTACGTGCTGCTGGCCCGGGTGAAGGGGCTTCCCGAACGGTACGTAAACTACCGCTACATCCTGCGGCCGGCCCTGCTGCCGGTGGTGACCCTGTTTTCCATGCGGGCGGCCTTCGCCCTGGGAGGGGCGGTGCTGGTAGAGGTGCTCTTCGCCTACCCGGGGGTGGGCCGGCTGGTGTACGAGGCGGTCCTGTCCCACGACTACCCCCTGCTGCAGGGCACGTTCTTCCTCTTCACCCTCTGGGTGCTGGCGATAAACTTCGCCACCGACCTGCTTTACCTCAAGCTTGACCCGCGCATCCGGGAGGTGTAG
- a CDS encoding ABC transporter permease, translated as MHEARAWLETGRRSPALRAGLALLGLIVLTGAGAPWLALYAPEATVGPVLAPPGGNFWLGTNGLGQDVLSQLFYACRTSLIVGLCTGLGAASLGFLAGAAAGYYPRVAGLVIMRLVDVLMTVPRLPLMILLAVFLGSSLTNVILVLVLLSWPGIARTVRSYVLSLRERDYLRYVRFCGGGFGYVLRRHLLPELMPLLTAKTIAAASFGIAAEAGLSFLGLGDPTAKSLGTMIRAALDYPGLLWTPAWTWWFLPPAALVSLAILAFTLTGYALEESLYRVKGGAGGESGAAHPEGQGA; from the coding sequence GTGCACGAGGCCCGGGCCTGGCTCGAGACCGGAAGACGATCCCCCGCCCTGCGGGCGGGCCTCGCGCTGCTGGGCCTGATCGTCCTGACCGGAGCCGGCGCGCCCTGGCTGGCCCTTTACGCGCCCGAGGCCACGGTGGGCCCGGTGCTGGCCCCGCCCGGCGGCAACTTCTGGCTGGGCACCAACGGCCTGGGTCAGGACGTTCTGAGCCAGCTCTTCTACGCCTGCCGCACCTCTCTGATAGTGGGCCTCTGCACCGGCCTCGGGGCCGCCTCCCTGGGCTTCCTGGCCGGCGCTGCCGCCGGCTACTACCCCCGGGTGGCCGGCCTGGTGATTATGAGGCTGGTCGACGTGCTCATGACCGTACCCCGGCTGCCGCTCATGATCCTTTTGGCGGTGTTCCTCGGCTCCTCCCTGACCAACGTGATCCTGGTGCTGGTGCTTCTCTCCTGGCCGGGCATTGCCCGCACCGTGCGCTCCTACGTGCTCTCCCTGCGCGAGCGCGATTACCTGAGATACGTGCGCTTCTGCGGGGGCGGCTTCGGCTACGTGCTGCGGCGGCACCTCCTGCCGGAGCTGATGCCCCTGCTGACGGCGAAGACCATTGCCGCCGCCAGCTTCGGCATCGCCGCCGAGGCGGGCCTGAGCTTCCTGGGCCTGGGCGACCCGACGGCCAAGAGCCTGGGCACCATGATCCGGGCGGCGCTCGACTACCCGGGCCTGCTCTGGACCCCGGCCTGGACCTGGTGGTTCCTGCCGCCGGCCGCGCTGGTGAGCCTGGCCATCCTGGCCTTCACCCTCACCGGCTACGCCCTGGAGGAAAGCCTCTACCGCGTGAAGGGGGGTGCCGGGGGTGAAAGCGGAGCAGCTCACCCTGAAGGTCAGGGGGCGTAA
- a CDS encoding ABC transporter ATP-binding protein, which yields MSAVLRAHELATGYGGRAVVREVEMAARAGQLVGVLGPNGAGKSTLLRCLAGLLAPLKGTVYIGQQALSELDARSLARSLAVVLTERPSVDLLTGFEVVGMGRYPYTGLLGGLARKDVEKVGAALRLVGAEELAQRYFAEMSDGEKQKVLLARALAQEPEVILLDEPTSHLDVKHRLEVMGILRGLCQSRGICVIVSLHEVDLAYKYADAVFLMKEGRIVGWGPPEEALTEETVAALYGMESATFDRWLATVEVRNRPRGEVFVIAGAGSGTPVYRRLHKHHLGIATGVIHEHDIDYHVGRALGAAVFSERAFEEIGAESLEAALSRARQAGAVVEAAFPVGGANRRNLELAARLAGEGKKVFCLRPREEAERLYGTGVASRLVFCPPGEVLAAVWQELDFGGNGFSGAAGRDQAGE from the coding sequence ATGAGTGCGGTACTGAGGGCGCACGAACTCGCCACCGGCTACGGCGGCCGGGCGGTGGTAAGGGAGGTGGAGATGGCGGCCCGGGCAGGGCAGCTGGTGGGCGTGCTGGGGCCCAACGGCGCGGGCAAGTCCACGCTCCTGCGCTGCCTGGCCGGGCTCCTGGCCCCGCTCAAGGGTACGGTGTACATCGGGCAGCAGGCGCTTTCCGAGCTTGACGCCCGGTCCCTGGCCCGGAGCCTGGCGGTGGTGCTCACCGAGCGGCCCTCGGTTGACCTCCTGACCGGGTTTGAGGTGGTGGGTATGGGCCGCTACCCCTACACCGGCCTCCTGGGTGGTCTGGCCCGGAAGGACGTCGAGAAGGTGGGCGCCGCGCTGCGCCTGGTGGGAGCCGAGGAACTGGCCCAGAGGTACTTCGCCGAGATGAGCGACGGAGAGAAACAGAAGGTGCTTCTGGCCCGCGCCCTGGCCCAGGAGCCGGAGGTAATCCTTCTGGATGAGCCCACCTCCCACCTGGACGTAAAGCACCGGCTGGAGGTCATGGGCATCCTGCGCGGCCTCTGCCAGAGCCGGGGTATCTGCGTGATCGTCTCCCTGCACGAGGTTGACCTGGCCTACAAGTACGCCGACGCGGTGTTCCTGATGAAGGAGGGCAGGATCGTGGGGTGGGGCCCGCCGGAAGAGGCGCTCACCGAGGAGACCGTGGCCGCGCTCTACGGCATGGAATCCGCCACCTTCGACCGCTGGCTGGCCACGGTAGAGGTGAGAAACCGTCCCCGGGGCGAGGTCTTCGTGATCGCCGGGGCCGGCAGCGGCACCCCCGTATACCGCCGCCTGCACAAGCACCACCTTGGCATCGCCACCGGCGTGATCCACGAGCACGACATCGACTACCACGTGGGCCGGGCCCTGGGCGCAGCGGTGTTCTCCGAACGCGCCTTTGAAGAGATCGGCGCGGAGAGCCTGGAGGCTGCCCTTTCCCGGGCGCGGCAGGCCGGGGCGGTGGTGGAGGCCGCCTTTCCCGTGGGGGGCGCCAACCGGCGCAACCTGGAGCTGGCGGCCAGGCTGGCAGGGGAGGGGAAGAAGGTATTCTGCCTGCGTCCCCGGGAGGAGGCAGAACGCCTTTACGGTACCGGGGTGGCGTCGCGCCTGGTTTTCTGCCCTCCCGGAGAGGTTCTCGCCGCGGTGTGGCAGGAACTGGATTTTGGTGGAAACGGCTTTTCCGGCGCTGCGGGGAGGGATCAGGCCGGGGAGTAG
- a CDS encoding prenyltransferase: MARGTTYVQLTRPQFLLLTPACVIVGVATALERVGPAGLNPWHLLLVLVGAVAAHAAVNVLNDYYDYLSGLDYRTRRTPFSGGTGLLPEGRIAPRPALLFGLITLAVTVAVGVFFLIERGAGLLGVGVPGVLLVVFYTQLITRNPWLCLLAPGLGFGPCMVLGTHFALAGSYDWRAVAASVVPGLLVSNLLLINQFPDVEADRTVGRYHFPIRLGRRRCACLYTGLALGTYVWIALGVSCHLFPPGALLGLVPLPLAWAVSRGVRRHADDLPHLIPLLSQNVVYTLVTPVLLAAGFLAA, from the coding sequence ATGGCGCGCGGAACCACTTACGTTCAATTGACCCGCCCCCAGTTTCTGCTGCTCACGCCCGCCTGCGTAATAGTAGGGGTGGCTACCGCCCTGGAACGGGTGGGACCGGCGGGCCTGAACCCCTGGCACCTGCTGCTGGTTCTGGTGGGCGCAGTGGCCGCCCACGCGGCGGTCAACGTGCTCAACGACTACTATGATTATCTGAGCGGCCTGGATTATCGCACCCGGCGCACCCCGTTTAGCGGCGGCACCGGCCTCCTGCCGGAGGGCAGGATTGCTCCCCGGCCGGCGCTCCTCTTCGGGCTGATTACCCTGGCCGTAACCGTTGCTGTAGGGGTCTTCTTCCTGATAGAGCGGGGAGCGGGACTCCTGGGGGTGGGCGTTCCGGGAGTGCTCCTGGTGGTCTTCTACACCCAGCTCATAACCCGCAATCCCTGGCTGTGCCTGCTGGCGCCCGGGTTGGGATTCGGGCCCTGCATGGTTCTGGGAACCCACTTCGCCCTTGCCGGCAGCTACGACTGGAGGGCCGTGGCCGCCTCGGTGGTGCCCGGCCTCCTGGTGAGCAACCTGCTGCTCATAAATCAGTTTCCCGACGTTGAAGCCGACCGCACGGTGGGCCGGTATCATTTTCCCATCCGGCTGGGCCGCCGGCGGTGCGCCTGCCTGTACACCGGCCTGGCGCTGGGGACCTACGTCTGGATCGCCCTGGGCGTTTCCTGCCATCTCTTTCCCCCGGGCGCCCTCCTGGGCCTGGTTCCCCTGCCGCTGGCCTGGGCGGTTTCGCGCGGGGTGAGGCGCCACGCCGACGACCTGCCCCACCTGATTCCCCTTCTGAGCCAGAACGTGGTCTACACCCTGGTTACTCCGGTACTGCTAGCCGCCGGCTTCCTGGCGGCATGA
- a CDS encoding ABC transporter ATP-binding protein, which translates to MKAEQLTLKVRGRNLYPLWQVSLAVEPGEILAVVGESGSGKTSLAWALMGHPLPGQDVVQGGVSFAGHDMLRLSEEEKRKLYFRELGFVPQNAAHTLHPTQTVAASLAEVWAANGSRDLAGAVRPWLEGLDLADTVLTRYPHQLSGGQRQRVALAAALLNRPRLLILDEPTSALDVLTQKRVADLLRSLNTHQRTAVLIFTHDLGLVEALARRVVVLYAGQVVEELPAAALERARHPYTRGLLAARPRPGDARLSRSGIPGYGRPLSSPPRGCSFAPRCSRVREQCRRQAPPLVPAGEGQVRCFV; encoded by the coding sequence GTGAAAGCGGAGCAGCTCACCCTGAAGGTCAGGGGGCGTAACCTCTACCCGCTGTGGCAGGTCAGCCTGGCAGTGGAACCGGGCGAGATTCTGGCCGTGGTGGGCGAGTCCGGCAGCGGAAAGACCAGCCTGGCCTGGGCGCTCATGGGCCATCCCCTGCCCGGGCAGGACGTGGTGCAGGGCGGGGTGAGCTTCGCCGGGCACGACATGCTGCGGCTTTCCGAGGAGGAAAAGCGGAAGCTCTATTTCCGGGAACTGGGCTTCGTGCCGCAGAACGCGGCCCACACCCTGCACCCCACGCAGACCGTGGCCGCCAGCCTGGCGGAGGTGTGGGCGGCCAACGGCAGCCGGGACCTGGCCGGCGCGGTTCGGCCCTGGCTGGAAGGCCTGGACCTGGCGGACACGGTCCTGACCCGCTACCCGCACCAGTTGTCCGGGGGCCAGAGACAGCGGGTGGCGCTGGCGGCGGCGCTGCTGAACCGGCCGCGGCTCCTCATCCTGGACGAACCCACCTCCGCCCTGGACGTGCTGACCCAGAAGCGGGTGGCGGACCTGCTCCGTAGCCTCAACACCCACCAGCGGACGGCGGTGCTGATCTTCACTCACGATCTCGGCCTGGTGGAGGCCCTGGCCCGCCGGGTGGTGGTGCTCTACGCCGGCCAGGTGGTGGAAGAGCTTCCGGCCGCGGCTCTGGAGCGCGCCCGGCACCCCTACACGCGGGGGCTGCTCGCCGCCCGGCCGCGCCCGGGAGACGCCCGATTGAGCCGCTCCGGCATACCCGGCTACGGCCGGCCCCTTTCCTCCCCGCCCCGGGGCTGCAGCTTTGCCCCCCGCTGCTCCCGGGTGCGGGAGCAGTGCCGGCGCCAGGCTCCGCCCCTGGTGCCCGCCGGCGAGGGGCAAGTGAGGTGCTTCGTGTAG
- a CDS encoding iron ABC transporter permease, producing the protein MAGPARAQATRHWFILAFAGLLVFCLVLNLGLGSVKMSWSELLAALASRGEVGGEVLWEIRLPRALSAVFGGGALAASGLLLQVLFHNPIVDPFVLGISSGASLAVAVVLLAGLFWGGSVVPPLLLHSAAFLGATAVLGVVVALAGKVRSTVTLLLIGLMLAYLGNAGSDLLLAVAEKERVHAFVLWTLGSFSGARWEEVGVLVPATTVLLGLSYLLCKPLNALLLGEDYAQSMGVNLKALRVLLVFLSSGLAALVTSFAGPVAFVGLVAPHLARLLLATSDSRYLLPGAVLAGGAITGACDLVARVALAPVELPLSAVTALFGAPVVISLLLRRGTVI; encoded by the coding sequence GTGGCAGGTCCGGCCCGGGCGCAGGCGACGCGGCACTGGTTTATCCTGGCTTTTGCCGGCCTGCTGGTGTTCTGCCTGGTCCTGAATCTGGGCCTGGGCTCGGTAAAGATGTCCTGGTCCGAGCTGCTGGCGGCCCTGGCCTCCCGGGGAGAGGTCGGGGGAGAAGTGCTGTGGGAGATCCGCCTGCCCCGGGCCCTGTCCGCGGTCTTCGGGGGCGGTGCCCTGGCCGCCAGCGGCCTGCTGTTGCAGGTTCTCTTTCACAACCCCATCGTGGACCCGTTCGTACTGGGGATCTCCTCCGGGGCCAGCCTGGCGGTGGCGGTGGTGCTGCTGGCCGGGCTTTTCTGGGGTGGAAGCGTTGTTCCGCCGCTTCTGCTGCACTCGGCCGCCTTCCTGGGGGCTACGGCGGTTCTGGGCGTGGTCGTGGCCCTGGCCGGGAAGGTGCGGAGCACGGTCACGCTGCTTCTGATCGGCCTCATGCTCGCCTATCTGGGCAACGCCGGCAGCGACCTGCTGCTGGCCGTGGCCGAAAAGGAGAGGGTTCACGCCTTCGTGTTGTGGACCCTGGGGAGCTTCTCCGGCGCCCGGTGGGAAGAGGTTGGGGTGCTGGTGCCCGCCACAACGGTCCTGCTGGGGTTGTCGTACCTGCTGTGCAAGCCGCTCAACGCCCTGCTGCTGGGCGAGGACTACGCGCAGAGCATGGGGGTAAACCTCAAGGCGCTGCGGGTGCTGCTGGTGTTCCTTTCCAGCGGTCTGGCCGCCCTGGTTACCTCCTTTGCCGGCCCGGTGGCCTTTGTCGGCCTGGTGGCCCCGCACCTCGCCCGCCTGCTCCTGGCCACCTCGGACAGCCGCTACCTTCTTCCCGGCGCGGTGCTGGCGGGAGGGGCCATCACCGGCGCCTGCGACCTGGTGGCCCGGGTGGCGCTGGCGCCGGTAGAGCTCCCCTTAAGTGCGGTCACCGCCCTTTTCGGCGCGCCGGTGGTCATCAGCCTGCTCTTGCGGAGGGGGACGGTAATATGA